In Castor canadensis chromosome 11, mCasCan1.hap1v2, whole genome shotgun sequence, a single genomic region encodes these proteins:
- the Rab7b gene encoding ras-related protein Rab-7b, whose amino-acid sequence MNPQKKVDLKLIIVGALGVGKTSLLHQYVHKMFHEEYQTTLGASILSKSITLNDTTLKLQIWDTGGQERFRSTVSTFYKGSDGCLLAFDVTDLESFEALDIWRGDVLAKIIPMEQSYPMVVLGNKIDLADRKVPQEVAQGWCKEKGMPYFEVSAKNNINVVEAFEVLASRALSRYQGIRENHLTDSIKLSPGQPRRRCC is encoded by the exons ATGAATCCCCAAAAGAAGGTGGACTTGAAGCTCATAATTGTCGGAGCACTTGG TGTGGGGAAGACCTCCCTCCTTCACCAATATGTGCATAAGATGTTTCATGAGGAATACCAGACCACACTGGGGGCCAGCATCCTCTCCAAGTCCATCACCCTGAATGACACAACTTTGAAACTCCAG ATCTGGGACACAGGCGGTCAGGAACGGTTCCGTTCCACAGTGTCTACATTCTACAAGGGCTCCGATGGCTGTCTCCTGGCTTTTGATGTCACTGACCTGGAGTCCTTTGAAGCCCTGGATATCTGGCGGGGCGATGTTTTGGCCAAGATCATCCCCATGGAGCAGTCCTATCCCATGGTGGTGCTGGGGAACAAAATCGATCTGGCAGACAGGAAG GTGCCCCAGGAGGTGGCTCAAGGCTGGTGTAAAGAGAAGGGTATGCCCTACTTTGAAGTCAGTGCCAAGAATAACATCAATGTGGTGGAAGCCTTTGAAGTGCTGGCCAGCCGAGCTCTATCCAGG tACCAAGGCATCCGCGAGAATCacctcacagactccatcaagcTCTCGCCAGGCCAGCCAAGAAGAAGGTGCTGCTGA